Proteins co-encoded in one Ooceraea biroi isolate clonal line C1 chromosome 9, Obir_v5.4, whole genome shotgun sequence genomic window:
- the LOC105276102 gene encoding corticotropin-releasing factor-binding protein: MFPKSILLVIVIHATFDIAIAMIGNDHHQQQITNEAGANVLAYGAKNLLEIPREHYRSITDCIFVTSESGPFSYISRSDDDVVCGIYFLTDPDRTVEIHVRSFDVPCEHRGLLAVIDGWELNGEVFPSEGDHPLLMKERVNEFCGKNRWFRKTFVSSQNAAILQYRVPLRGKGFVVSVKYPKHPRPCNVLSVSTTDPFTLRNYGRRINCTFTAVYPGVVRVIALGVGGSDSQGIARTTETGTLRKCNARNPRDQVQIGGSHGLDTTKLEVIDSICGIDSKPEIKELVAYEVTSVRLVSSGYYDNSVTVGISPITEDDLLDPASGL, from the exons ATAACGAACGAAGCCGGTGCCAATGTCTTGGCTTATGGAGCAAAAAATCTACTTGAGATACCTCGCGAACATTATCGATCCATCACAG ATTGTATTTTCGTTACCTCGGAGAGTGGACCGTTCTCTTATATATCGCGGTCCGACGACGATGTCGTTTGcgggatatattttttaactgatCCCGATCGTACCGTAGAGATACACGTGCGCAGTTTCGACGTTCCCTGCGAGCATCGTGGACTTCTCGCG GTGATCGACGGCTGGGAATTGAACGGCGAAGTATTCCCAAGCGAAGGCGATCATCCGTTATTAATGAAGGAAAGAGTGAACGAGTTCTGCGGTAAGAACAGGTGGTTTAGAAAGACCTTCGTAAGTTCACAGAACGCCGCCATACTTCAATACAGAGTGCCTCTGCGCGGGAAGGGCTTCGTCGTATCTGTAAAGTACCCAAAACATCCAAGGC CTTGCAACGTCCTGTCGGTCAGTACAACGGATCCATTTACGCTTCGCAATTACGGCAGACGGATTAATTGTACCTTCACGGCCGTGTATCCTGGTGTCGTACGAGTGATCGCGCTCGGAGTCGGTGGTAGCGACTCGCAGGGCATCGCTCGCACGACCGAAACCGGCACTTTGCGCAAA TGCAACGCGAGGAATCCACGGGATCAAGTACAGATCGGCGGCAGTCATGGTTTGGACACGACAAAGCTCGAAGTAATTGACTCCATTTGCGGCATTGATTCCAAACCAG AAATAAAGGAGCTCGTTGCATACGAGGTGACGTCGGTGCGGCTGGTGTCGAGCGGTTACTACGATAATTCAGTGACAGTGGGGATCAGTCCAATCACGGAAGATGATCTACTGGATCCAGCTTCCGGTCTTTAA
- the LOC105276101 gene encoding zinc finger Ran-binding domain-containing protein 2, protein MARYSSESDSDHSSRYRRRRNRKSRSSSSDSSDSSSHRRRSSKHSRAKRRHRSHSRSRGRDRNSKNHRGLRSSHSRDRDKRRYHSSAGRSYSSDRTKKKGRSASREKSRSPSSSSQSNQPKTNIERNQVTIVKDDFPIEPRFKDGILDEINAEGFTPKQFSSSASTKESKFKNIVIDISSDTIQLPPVPNVPSGPESIFHTSIMVDQEARFDKWVKKLYTLRQKAIADLMHTNVT, encoded by the exons atggCAAGATACTCCAGTGAATCGGACTCTGATCATAGTAGTAGATATCGAAGAAGACGAAATCGAAAGTCAAG ATCCAGTAGCTCGGACAGCAGCGACTCTTCGtcgcatcggagacgttcgtCTAAGCACTCGAGGGCTAAGCGCAGACATCGCTCGCATTCAAGGAGCAGAGGAAGAGACCGGAACTCGAAGAATCATAGAGGATTGAGGAGCAGCCATTCGAGGGATCGCGATAAGAGGCGTTATCATTCAAGCGCGGGCAGATCATACTCCTCCGATCGCACGAAGAAGAAAGGCAGGTCTGCTTCGAGAGAAAAGTCGCGCAGCCCTTCCAGCAGTTCACAATCGAACCAACCGAAAACTAACATTGAGCGAAACCAAGTTACGATAGTAAAGG ACGATTTTCCAATTGAGCCACGCTTCAAGGATGGCATACTTGACGAGATAAATGCCGAAGGTTTCACTCCTAAACAGTTCAGCAGTTCGGCTTCCACTAAGGAGAGCAAGTTCAAGAATATCGTTATAGATATCAGTTCGGACACTATACAGTTGCCACCAGTGCCTAACGTTCCCAGTGGACCAGAAAGCATATTTCACACCTCG ATCATGGTGGACCAAGAAGCAAGATTCGATAAATGGGTGAAGAAGCTCTACACTCTTAGACAAAAGGCTATAGCTGATTTAATGCACACGAATGTTACTTGA
- the LOC105276100 gene encoding integral membrane protein 2C: MTIITKAITEKKASDKMEQPLFVEENATEGSKTDPEAARPKTDSVGHYFVSRRNIHRIHVTATFLLFLVALMILIIGVIGGLYIYKQYARTQMHRFRTGWYSIPYDSTNKASYGSNGMQGLLTDSDLFTKGLTRAMEQNALDIDNFFKERFEIDLENEHYEKIDVPDFRGGRQGRFIHDFNINKTGIIDIDGQVCFVMPLNRQRVLPPRNMYDLLKKMYDGYYEVDTAIVRETMKVITPPITDMSVLGKYIARECQDLPTYMLQKVNASSVVKRSASSGVFGQFAGNSIMEVDIVNLGDFE; encoded by the exons ATGACGATCATCACGAAGGCGATCACGGAGAAGAAGGCGTCCGACAAAATGGAGCAGCCATTGTTTGTGGAGGAAAACGCGACG GAAGGCTCGAAAACCGATCCGGAAGCAGCACGTCCAAAAACCGATTCGGTTGGCCATTACTTCGTTTCTAGGAGAAACATCCATCGTATACATGTGACGGCGACTTTTTTGCTCTTTCTCGTCGCGCTGATGATACTGATTATCGGCGTGATCGGCGGGCTTTACATCTACAAACAGTACGCGAGAACTCAGATGCACAGATTCCGTACCGGCTGGTACAGCATCCCATATGACAGCACGAACAAGGCGTCCTACGGCAGTAACGGCATGCAGGGACTATTGACCGACTCCGATCTGTTCACCAAGGGTCTCACCAGGGCCATGGAGCAGAACGCGCTCGACATCGATAACTTCTTCAAGGAGAGATTCGAGATCGATCTAGAGAATGAGCACTACGAGAAGATCGACGTGCCTGATTTCCGCGGTGGACGCCAAGGCCGATTTATACACGATTTTAACATT AACAAAACCGGTATCATAGACATCGACGGCCAGGTCTGCTTCGTGATGCCACTGAATCGTCAGCGTGTATTACCGCCTCGTAATATGTATGATCTCCTGAAAAAGATGTACGATG GCTACTACGAAGTGGATACTGCGATCGTACGTGAAACCATGAAGGTGATTACGCCGCCGATCACCGACATGTCGGTTCTTGGGAAGTACATAGCGCGCGAATGCCAAGACTTGCCTACGTACATGCTGCAGAAAGTAAACGCCTCTAGTG TTGTGAAACGCAGCGCGTCGAGCGGAGTGTTTGGCCAGTTCGCTGGAAATAGTATCATGGAGGTGGATATTGTAAATCTAGGGGACTTTGAATGA